Proteins from a genomic interval of Heteronotia binoei isolate CCM8104 ecotype False Entrance Well chromosome 7, APGP_CSIRO_Hbin_v1, whole genome shotgun sequence:
- the SOX4 gene encoding transcription factor SOX-4: MVQQTNNAENTEALLAGENSDSGAGIELGIASSPTPGSTASTGGKADDPSWCKTPSGHIKRPMNAFMVWSQIERRKIMEQSPDMHNAEISKRLGKRWKLLKDSDKIPFIREAERLRLKHMADYPDYKYRPRKKVKSGTNSGKPGEKSSGGSHAAPAAAANSSKLALKKGSAAKLSPSGAGKPHPKLSLSGCGASSKGSPPFPASEQPAALLPPEHHSLYKSRAASPGSSSPSSGKHLPEKKAKRLYLFSHASPGGAVPASPTLSTTSTEASDPLSLYDEAGAAAGAGGHPHPHDAVGGAEPAVSPPGACSPSDHRSYTSLRAPSPAPSTSHSSASSSGSSCASSSSDDEFEDDLLDLNPSPGFDSMALGSLGSSSVLDRDLDFHLEAGSGSHFEFPDYCTPEVSEMISGDWLESSISNLVFTY, encoded by the coding sequence ATGGTGCAGCAGACGAACAACGCGGAGAACACGGAAGCGCTTCTGGCCGGCGAGAACTCGGACTCAGGAGCCGGCATCGAGCTGGGCATCGCCTCCTCTCCCACGCCGGGCTCGACCGCTTCGACGGGGGGCAAAGCGGACGACCCGAGCTGGTGCAAGACGCCCAGCGGGCACATCAAGCGTCCCATGAACGCCTTCATGGTGTGGTCTCAGATCGAGCGGCGGAAGATCATGGAGCAGTCGCCGGACATGCACAACGCCGAGATCTCCAAGCGCCTGGGCAAGCGCTGGAAGCTGCTCAAGGACAGCGACAAGATCCCGTTCATCCGGGAGGCGGAGCGGCTGCGCCTCAAGCACATGGCCGACTACCCCGATTACAAGTACCGGCCCAGGAAGAAGGTAAAATCGGGCACGAACTCAGGCAAGCCGGGCGAGaagagcagcggcggcagccacGCCGCCCCCGCGGCAGCCGCCAACTCTTCCAAACTCGCCCTAAAGAAGGGCAGCGCCGCCAAACTCTCCCCCAGTGGCGCCGGCAAGCCGCATCCCAAGCTGAGCCTGAGTGGCTGCGGCGCCAGCAGCAAAGGCTCGCCTCCGTTCCCGGCGTCAGAGCAGCCGGCCGCCCTCTTGCCCCCGGAGCACCACTCGCTGTACAAATCCCGCGCCGCCTCGCCGGGCTCCTCCTCGCCCTCGAGCGGCAAACACCTCCCCGAGAAGAAGGCCAAGCGGCTCTACCTCTTCTCCCACGCGTCCCCCGGAGGCGCCGTGCCTGCCAGCCCCACGCTCAGCACGACTTCCACGGAAGCCAGCGACCCGCTCAGCCTCTACGACGAGGCGGGAGCCGCTGCAGGGGCCGgcggccacccccacccccacgacGCCGTCGGAGGAGCCGAGCCCGCCGTCTCCCCCCCGGGCGCCTGCTCGCCGTCCGACCACCGCAGCTACACCAGCCTGAGGGCGCCCTCGCCGGCGCCCTCCACCTCGCACTCGTCGGCGTCGTCGTCGGGCTCCTCCtgcgcttcctcctcctcggacGACGAGTTCGAAGACGACCTGTTGGACCTCAACCCCAGCCCGGGCTTCGACAGCATGGCCCTGGGCAGCCTCGGCTCCTCCTCGGTCCTCGACAGGGACCTGGATTTTCACTTGGAAGCCGGCTCGGGCTCCCACTTCGAGTTCCCGGACTATTGCACGCCCGAGGTAAGTGAGATGATCTCGGGGGACTGGCTCGAGTCCAGCATTTCCAACCTGGTTTTCACATACTGA